The Coffea arabica cultivar ET-39 chromosome 4e, Coffea Arabica ET-39 HiFi, whole genome shotgun sequence genome includes a window with the following:
- the LOC113741370 gene encoding non-specific lipid transfer protein GPI-anchored 9 has translation MAPSKLLLCSFFLVISSLYCVGFAQKTPGASGAQLPCVQKLLPCQPYLKDPSNPPASCCIPLKELVANDKQCLCQVFTNPVLLKSLNITQQDAMQLSKACNANADPSDCKTAGVPPTASSPPPSTSNSSSKTNSTASGPSKNAAVGVGAPLGASAVTALLLFLVLSSMG, from the exons ATGGCTCCATCCAAGTTGTTGTTATGTTCTTTCTTTCTAGTGATATCTTCATTGTATTGTGTGGGTTTTGCCCAGAAAACTCCAGGGGCTTCAGGAGCTCAATTGCCATGCGTGCAAAAACTGCTTCCATGCCAACCCTACTTGAAGGATCCATCCAATCCACCAGCCTCATGCTGCATTCCCTTGAAGGAACTCGTAGCAAATGATAAACAGTGCCTTTGCCAAGTCTTCACCAACCCTGTACTCTTGAAGAGTCTCAATATAACACAGCAAGATGCCATGCAACTTTCCAAGGCTTGTAATGCAAATGCTGATCCTTCCGATTGCAAAACTG CGGGTGTACCTCCAACTGCTTCATCACCACCACCATCGACATCTAACA GCTCTTCAAAGACCAACTCCACAGCCAGCGGTCCTTCCAAGAATGCCGCTGTTGGCGTGGGAGCCCCTCTTGGAGCGTCTGCAGTCACAGCCCTGCTGCTTTTTCTCGTACTTTCAAGCATGggatga
- the LOC113742484 gene encoding replication protein A 70 kDa DNA-binding subunit B-like isoform X1 has protein sequence MLPYIFELTNFSDLHKYADSDNLCNIRGFVIHAFPVKQADPDCTSRDIIIVNEEKKLMFMTLWNEFEHDEGSKIADMISTAPLIIALRVKVTTFNTLSFTTRYSSGILISPPLPDDFSFKQWFTLNKEEIQNLLNAKTYSDANCFLPPPNEEDIKAISTFQASFPIQKAAWVQGTVKLAYGFTKYWTTACVNCHKIVNADIDWIIHCPSCKQQSEVELRARIPIIITDPSSSIHCIISGEDAEKMIEFTPLQLKQAQEDGFGIDTELNDALKKYTVVCFLKSYETPFQGQLQRKNTVLRAYTAAELSHHPLPLALLENTQVTSALGSSSARHPEKSSKDQMFTPTTKLVLEEIAGASSYKEGQTSTTSGAKRSLDFPEYLPADTLPEHATKTAEQFAKEPAKSYSPPGNMKDSPAKED, from the exons ATGCTGCCTTACATATTTGAGTTGACAAACTTCTCTGATCTGCACAAATATGCTGATTCAGATAACCTTTGCA ATATTAGAGGCTTTGTCATTCACGCATTCCCAGTAAAACAGGCAGATCCAGATTGTACTTCTAGAGACATTATAATAGTGAATGAAGA GAAGAAACTCATGTTTATGACTCTCTGGAATGAATTTGAACATGATGAAGGGAGCAAAATAGCAGACATGATTAGCACTGCCCCTCTAATCATAGCTCTCCGTGTTAAAGTGACCACATTCAATA CTTTGTCATTCACTACAAGGTATTCATCTGGAATTCTGATTAGTCCTCCACTCCCAGATGACTTCTCTTTCAAGCAATG GTTTACTTTGAATAAGGAAGAAATCCAAAATTTGCTTAATGCTAAAACATACAGTGATGCTAACTGTTTCCTTCCTCCTCCAAATGAAGAGGATATCAAAGCAATCAGCACTTTTCAAGCATCATTTCCAATT CAAAAGGCAGCTTGGGTGCAAGGAACTGTCAAACTTGCATATGGATTCACCAAATATTGGACTACTGCTTGTGTGAATTGTCACAAAATTGTGAATGCTGACATTGACTGGATCATTCATTGTCCTTCATGTAAACAACAAAGTGAAGTTGAACTGAG GGCTCGCATTCCAATTATAATAACTGATCCTTCGAGCTCAATACATTGCATTATATCTGGAGAAGATGCTGAAAAAATGATTGAGTTCACTCCACTGCAACTAAAGCAAGCACAGGAAGAT GGCTTTGGAATAGATACTGAACTTAATGATGCCTTGAAAAAATACACAGTTGTCTGTTTTCTGAAATCCTATGAGACTCCCTTCCAAGGTCAATTGCAGAGAAAGAATACTGTTCTCAGGGCTTACACTGCAGCTGAACTATCGCACCATCCCCTTCCACTGGCACTTCTAGAAAACACTCAAGTTACTTCTGCACTTGGCAGTTCATCAGCAAGGcatccagaaaaatcatcaaaggATCAGATGTTCACACCAACGACAAAGTTGGTACTTGAAGAAATTGCTGGAGCCAGTTCTTACAAAGAAGGGCAGACGTCTACAACCAGTGGAGCAAAAAGAAGCCTTGACTTTCCAGAATATTTACCAGCAGACACACTTCCTGAACATGCAACAAAGACTGCTGAACAGTTTGCCAAAGAACCTGCAAAATCATATAGCCCACCTGGCAATATGAAGGATAGTCCAGCAAAGGAAGATTGA
- the LOC113742484 gene encoding replication protein A 70 kDa DNA-binding subunit B-like isoform X2, whose product MFMTLWNEFEHDEGSKIADMISTAPLIIALRVKVTTFNTLSFTTRYSSGILISPPLPDDFSFKQWFTLNKEEIQNLLNAKTYSDANCFLPPPNEEDIKAISTFQASFPIQKAAWVQGTVKLAYGFTKYWTTACVNCHKIVNADIDWIIHCPSCKQQSEVELRARIPIIITDPSSSIHCIISGEDAEKMIEFTPLQLKQAQEDGFGIDTELNDALKKYTVVCFLKSYETPFQGQLQRKNTVLRAYTAAELSHHPLPLALLENTQVTSALGSSSARHPEKSSKDQMFTPTTKLVLEEIAGASSYKEGQTSTTSGAKRSLDFPEYLPADTLPEHATKTAEQFAKEPAKSYSPPGNMKDSPAKED is encoded by the exons ATGTTTATGACTCTCTGGAATGAATTTGAACATGATGAAGGGAGCAAAATAGCAGACATGATTAGCACTGCCCCTCTAATCATAGCTCTCCGTGTTAAAGTGACCACATTCAATA CTTTGTCATTCACTACAAGGTATTCATCTGGAATTCTGATTAGTCCTCCACTCCCAGATGACTTCTCTTTCAAGCAATG GTTTACTTTGAATAAGGAAGAAATCCAAAATTTGCTTAATGCTAAAACATACAGTGATGCTAACTGTTTCCTTCCTCCTCCAAATGAAGAGGATATCAAAGCAATCAGCACTTTTCAAGCATCATTTCCAATT CAAAAGGCAGCTTGGGTGCAAGGAACTGTCAAACTTGCATATGGATTCACCAAATATTGGACTACTGCTTGTGTGAATTGTCACAAAATTGTGAATGCTGACATTGACTGGATCATTCATTGTCCTTCATGTAAACAACAAAGTGAAGTTGAACTGAG GGCTCGCATTCCAATTATAATAACTGATCCTTCGAGCTCAATACATTGCATTATATCTGGAGAAGATGCTGAAAAAATGATTGAGTTCACTCCACTGCAACTAAAGCAAGCACAGGAAGAT GGCTTTGGAATAGATACTGAACTTAATGATGCCTTGAAAAAATACACAGTTGTCTGTTTTCTGAAATCCTATGAGACTCCCTTCCAAGGTCAATTGCAGAGAAAGAATACTGTTCTCAGGGCTTACACTGCAGCTGAACTATCGCACCATCCCCTTCCACTGGCACTTCTAGAAAACACTCAAGTTACTTCTGCACTTGGCAGTTCATCAGCAAGGcatccagaaaaatcatcaaaggATCAGATGTTCACACCAACGACAAAGTTGGTACTTGAAGAAATTGCTGGAGCCAGTTCTTACAAAGAAGGGCAGACGTCTACAACCAGTGGAGCAAAAAGAAGCCTTGACTTTCCAGAATATTTACCAGCAGACACACTTCCTGAACATGCAACAAAGACTGCTGAACAGTTTGCCAAAGAACCTGCAAAATCATATAGCCCACCTGGCAATATGAAGGATAGTCCAGCAAAGGAAGATTGA